The following coding sequences lie in one Psychrilyobacter atlanticus DSM 19335 genomic window:
- a CDS encoding Fic family protein yields the protein MEANNNLKFLPPKAEIETITILKQLNKSSRALAELKAYSELIPNRDILISSLALQEAKASSEIENIVTTNDNLYKSIVTEKNIDPNTKEVLNYRKALWKGVDLVKESGFISTNIILEIQQMLEDNKGGIRKIPGTALRNSLTGDVIYTPPSGESLIRDLLANLEGYYNIETEVDPLIKLAVSHYQFEAIHPFYDGNGRTGRILNILYLLKEELLDSPILYLSSYIIKNKQSYYTLLNKITTENNWEEWILYILKAIEFTAKETLELAKGIKTLMDNTIAEVREKLPKIYSKELIEFIFTEIYTKGSHLVEKGFANRKTVSKYLKSLEDIEILKSEKMGREVIYINIHLFNLLKNK from the coding sequence ATGGAAGCAAATAATAATTTAAAGTTTCTTCCCCCAAAGGCAGAAATTGAAACAATAACTATACTAAAGCAGCTGAATAAATCAAGTAGAGCCTTAGCAGAATTAAAGGCATATTCCGAGCTCATTCCTAATAGGGATATCTTGATAAGCTCCTTAGCCCTTCAGGAAGCCAAAGCCAGTTCAGAGATAGAAAATATAGTAACTACCAATGATAACCTTTACAAATCTATCGTCACTGAAAAAAATATAGATCCCAATACCAAAGAAGTTCTTAACTACCGAAAAGCTCTTTGGAAAGGAGTTGATCTGGTTAAGGAAAGTGGTTTTATCAGTACCAATATTATCTTGGAAATACAGCAGATGTTGGAAGATAATAAAGGTGGAATTAGAAAGATACCAGGCACAGCCCTGAGAAATTCCCTTACCGGGGATGTAATATATACTCCTCCTTCTGGAGAGTCCCTTATCAGAGATCTCTTAGCTAATCTGGAAGGATACTACAATATAGAAACAGAAGTGGATCCACTGATAAAATTGGCTGTATCTCACTATCAATTTGAGGCAATTCACCCATTTTATGATGGTAACGGAAGAACCGGCCGTATTTTAAATATCCTTTATCTTCTCAAAGAAGAACTCCTGGATTCTCCTATCCTCTATCTCAGTTCATACATTATAAAAAATAAGCAGAGCTATTATACTCTCCTAAACAAAATAACTACAGAAAATAATTGGGAAGAATGGATTCTATATATACTCAAAGCCATAGAATTTACAGCGAAGGAAACCTTGGAGTTGGCTAAGGGGATAAAGACATTGATGGATAACACTATTGCTGAAGTCAGGGAAAAGCTCCCGAAAATTTATAGTAAAGAGCTTATAGAGTTTATATTTACTGAAATTTATACAAAAGGATCCCACTTGGTAGAAAAAGGATTTGCCAATAGAAAAACAGTTTCAAAATATTTAAAATCACTGGAAGATATAGAGATTTTAAAGAGTGAAAAAATGGGAAGGGAAGTTATCTATATAAATATCCACCTTTTTAATCTGTTAAAAAATAAATAA
- a CDS encoding TIR domain-containing protein: MGKKIFISYKYADRNVKELENDYWVEDPRGVSLQNNPRITTVRSYVNKVQGLLDIKEHTNKGERDNEDLSHLSEANIRQKLKTKIHNSSVTIVFISPEMNETLKKDREQWIPWEISYSLKEVERGGLRGRTNAILAVALPDRKGSYNYFENCDGTIKTHNLFNILANNMDNRQPWATTNEKSFIKTIKWNSFIRNINNYIEKAVEIMKNINQYDVSKEV; encoded by the coding sequence ATGGGGAAAAAGATATTTATTTCATATAAATATGCTGATAGAAATGTTAAAGAATTGGAAAATGATTATTGGGTAGAAGATCCAAGAGGAGTAAGTCTACAGAATAATCCAAGGATAACAACAGTTAGAAGTTATGTAAATAAGGTGCAGGGTTTATTAGATATAAAAGAACATACAAATAAAGGGGAAAGAGACAACGAGGATCTATCTCATTTATCTGAAGCAAATATAAGACAGAAGCTTAAAACCAAAATACATAATAGTAGTGTGACAATAGTATTTATATCACCTGAAATGAATGAAACTTTAAAAAAAGACAGAGAGCAGTGGATTCCTTGGGAGATATCTTATTCCTTAAAAGAGGTAGAAAGGGGTGGTTTAAGAGGTAGAACTAATGCAATACTTGCAGTGGCGCTACCAGATAGAAAGGGGAGCTATAACTATTTTGAAAATTGTGATGGAACTATAAAGACACATAACTTATTTAATATACTTGCAAATAATATGGATAATAGACAACCTTGGGCGACAACAAATGAGAAGAGCTTTATAAAAACTATAAAGTGGAATTCTTTTATAAGGAATATTAATAATTATATAGAGAAAGCTGTTGAGATAATGAAGAATATTAATCAGTATGATGTAAGTAAGGAAGTGTAG
- a CDS encoding TIR domain-containing protein: MARKIFASYKYADTDVQELPYKYRVQHPQYWNSLQTTTVRSYVNKLEDILDRGDHIYKGESDGEDLSYLSESTIKERLKNRIHDSSVTIVFISPNMKDFFKCDRDQWIPWEISYSLKDIERGGLRSRTNAILAVALPNTYGSYSYCTNYGENINTSIFFNILKNNMNNKKNYLYSGEDSYIKTVKWSTFVSNPSHYIEKAVEIKKNINNYNVVKEV, translated from the coding sequence ATGGCAAGAAAAATATTTGCATCATATAAGTATGCTGATACTGATGTACAGGAGTTGCCTTATAAGTATAGGGTTCAACATCCACAATATTGGAACTCGTTACAAACAACAACAGTAAGAAGTTATGTTAATAAATTAGAAGATATATTAGATAGAGGAGATCATATTTATAAAGGGGAAAGTGATGGTGAAGACTTATCTTATCTATCGGAATCAACTATAAAGGAAAGATTAAAGAATAGAATCCATGACAGCAGTGTTACAATAGTTTTTATATCTCCAAATATGAAGGATTTTTTTAAATGCGATAGAGATCAATGGATCCCTTGGGAAATTTCTTACTCTTTAAAAGATATTGAAAGAGGAGGACTAAGAAGCAGAACAAATGCAATTCTTGCTGTTGCTTTGCCTAATACTTATGGTAGCTATAGTTATTGTACAAACTATGGTGAAAATATAAATACTTCTATTTTCTTCAATATTTTAAAAAATAATATGAACAATAAAAAGAATTATTTATATAGTGGGGAAGATAGTTATATAAAAACTGTAAAATGGTCAACATTTGTAAGTAATCCAAGTCACTATATAGAGAAAGCTGTTGAAATAAAGAAAAATATTAATAATTATAATGTGGTGAAAGAAGTTTAA